Proteins from a single region of Drosophila biarmipes strain raj3 chromosome 3R, RU_DBia_V1.1, whole genome shotgun sequence:
- the LOC108027270 gene encoding death-inducer obliterator 1 encodes MSSSVFTEAPSARPAAADGDSNLVVVYSKHGVSFDERAIGNIMEEKSISTISVVRLTSPTPSMVDQEEAERLEELASFMETATDSELDSENGSQSGGDDNSDVDAQDEDNQNTGEENNGDSTETETDAPRTRRRAGRKPKTIKKRKRRRPKERPQIVGLRVEQFYADNTADMVVKNALKLAGVSIYKRTPESDALLEIIRNDHNYTPFTSPEQLKNHKRAEKMAMEMQAQSRKIIMQAPGSVKLINAKKRVQAVPFSPLQVKVQRVSVKPHQVQQPAHLQPKVQVIRKPIQPPLPRQKPEIVASSAVNVRPRPTRALVKVIAPVQDFIEDDDDAQSSDPADEENADKSYDTEEMSEESEDFQESDNDRDSDIDFDMRRSGGRSTNKRRRVRKVSRQAKPVKPLPPPPTTPQHFPELKKRKEVVEQKAPQIGQIIQLPTKTSPTVFALGRGLPSTSFLKIRPTHQTLPVKKPPLPTTPANSSVRRTPVVHLGRIGNSPQEVKEIIINKNTASPKGVFTNLNSLLGENNNATIKSSPDSLRHRAVMSPSTPRSSYSQQVPPIVVPVPAQAPTPSKGFMPIGVDTAQSHKLPAQIVIETHQSSSELAAENDKQLDLINSIVQDELLKSTLVEQPPVNADEDIPKLVKMLESTAADLGPAPPSLPAPNFAASEMQGVQNPASVVPIDIMDTADEDEITADFLQHVVGLIEEDKQFEAEVVKQVLASTEPGTLDDIVSLPTPVILSQPPTVQTQANPPIQAVLAEPIQASLPMACSTPSRSVPTPLPTSAKVVRGNGRVIYLPPIEAPTTRAKRRAQVPPGSGVATNSSGDLSNLSFVETSLDTSANQLANTSSLSTDSQSGIGPKRPNPREPSMARRSTVPRRSKKLNTSQSNDPEASESQEDDDDPNKLWCICRQPHNNRFMICCDLCEDWFHGTCVGVTKAMGTDMENKGIDWKCPKCVKKQEEKSQPRITDMLVTKTSAQAEEKPNETKVLTSSAETLQVTTPLTPRRTLPVGVTVASTPMRISTMKPAKKFPTTTIPHQQQQLNFIKLGPSPGNRTSESICVVCKRPAGSNSVYCGEECIRKYAQNILHLHTTNKGPDSPVPHNASVQSPLNNSLEAKKNKKKDLFEDVLRQADSVSKVERINVFERRTGRVITGHLAPAAHQLRKWLQENPTFEVLPSGTLQSMDTERRAPLKRAPELSTSAESVALAFPKKPLESATKLTQPLAVQVNPLGISSVRPLPKKDREKEKPSPPAQVATPSRSTGKPEPVRIGIRRSLREQLLARIKEAQAAEQTTSQTATQWLTALEVDQFVKSVELEMFNSFGRDVGAKYKAKYRSLMFNIKDRKNRTLFEKICAKQVEPKQLVRMTPEQLASQELAKWREEENRHQLDMIKKSELDMLSCAQNYVVKTHKGEEVIATKVDVALPEEDLNESSTVDAKQTSLSEPDTSREKSGSSKEKRYKSHKHHHRKRSRSRSNSRDRNVDKRHRRHHNEGESGGGEREHRSREKQTRERDEFVPSPLPKKREENDQSPVPKKMLEKKAEPNAYNLIDQILESEKTVEQAANLGKPKPSPKPLPTLPSSTKAPEPTDNYSRYVQGLTMTSLWSGTLKMIDLADFEMVMYPVQGNCHQLGSLMPSQMDVIGRITRVNVWEYIKKLKKSPTKEVVIVNIFPASPSETRKFDLFFEYLDSRQRLGVLGVDSDQIRDFYIFPLGSRDELPPALQTSETVPFYEDVQRPNTLLGIIVRCLSKRPAEAPPTTTSVPSPVPAASSKVAKKSRSTNFFTSQSSPKRKTSTHSTSSKDDEFDIDAIIKAPIAKLQKTVPKAVAPPPVVNDADEPYSPGGSDDELVTTAPSDLEWRVNEINKQIAAQQMEIAGLLKVEPSGSASSSNVLAGISFPPNLSKILASIKDKADVPSNSGEGDEEYSPEDAITSSSFAAKPKSKGRLAHLSEAELLSMVPDNMAGVIPSSSKTRQLPPPPLPPPPPPPGV; translated from the exons ATGTCCAGTTCGGTGTTCACGGAGGCGCCCAGCGCCCGGCCGGCGGCAGCCGATGGCGACTCCAACCTGGTGGTGGTCTACAGCAAACATGGAGTCTCCTTCGACGAGCGCGCCATCGGGAACATTATGG AGGAAAAATCGATTTCCACCATCAGCGTGGTGCGTCTCACCTCGCCCACTCCGAGTATGGTGGACCAGGAGGAAGCCGAACGGCTGGAGGAGTTGGCCAGCTTTATGGAAACGGCCACGGACTCGGAGCTGGACAGCGAGAACGGCAGCCAAAGTGGTGGGGACGATAACAGCGATGTGGACGCCCAGGACGAGGACAACCAAAACACCGGCGAGGAGAACAACGGTGACTCCACCGAGACGGAAACCGATGCCCCGCGCACCCGCCGGCGTGCTGGCCGCAAGCCCAAGACCATCAAGAAGCGAAAACGACGCAGACCCAAGGAGCGCCCCCAAATCGTGGGCTTGCGAGTGGAGCAGTTCTACGCGGACAACACGGCTGATATGGTTGTGAAAAATGCTCTGA AGCTTGCCGGAGTTTCGATATACAAGAGGACTCCGGAATCGGACGCCCTGCTGGAAATTATCCGTAACGACCACAACTACACACCCTTTACGTCGCCGGAGCAGCTTAAGAATCACAAGCGGGCAGAGAAGATGGCCATGGAAATGCAGGCTCAGAGCCGCAAGATCATTATGCAGGCACCGGGAAGTGTCAAGCTAATCAATGCCAAAAAGCGGGTCCAGGCCGTCCCCTTCAGTCCGCTGCAGGTAAAGGTCCAGAGAGTGTCTGTCAAGCCCCACCAAGTTCAGCAGCCGGCGCACCTGCAACCCAAGGTGCAGGTGATCCGCAAGCCCATCCAGCCGCCACTGCCAAGACAAAAGCCGGAGATCGTCGCGAGCAGCGCGGTGAATGTCAGGCCGAGGCCAACGCGAGCTCTCGTCAAGGTGATTGCTCCTGTGCAGGACTTCATTGAAGACGACGACGATGCCCAAAGCTCGGACCCCGCTGACGAGGAGAACGCCGACAAGTCCTATGACACGGAGGAAATGAGCGAGGAGAGCGAGGACTTCCAGGAGTCTGACAACGACAGGGACAGCGACATAGACTTCGATATGAGGCGCAGCGGCGGCCGGAGCACTAACAAGAGAAGACGGGTGAGAAAGGTGTCGAGGCAAGCGAAACCAGTGAAACCTTTGCCGCCGCCTCCAACCACGCCCCAGCACTTCCCTGAGCTAAAGAAACGCAAGGAAGTCGTTGAGCAGAAAGCTCCACAGATCGGCCAAATTATTCAGTTACCTACGAAGACGTCGCCCACAGTGTTTGCCCTCGGCAGAGGTCTCCCCAGCACCTCTTTCCTTAAGATCAGACCCACACATCAGACGCTGCCGGTCAAGAAACCTCCACTGCCAACGACACCGGCGAATTCCAGTGTACGCCGTACGCCTGTCGTGCACTTGGGAAGGATCGGAAACTCGCCGCAGGAAGTCAAGGAGATTATCATCAACAAGAACACGGCCAGTCCCAAGGGCGTTTTCACCAATCTCAACAGCCTCCTGGGCGAAAACAACAATGCGACGATCAAGTCTTCGCCTGATTCTCTCAGACACCGGGCCGTCATGTCACCCAGCACGCCGAGATCGAGTTACAGCCAGCAGGTGCCGCCCATTGTGGTTCCTGTTCCTGCCCAAGCTCCAACCCCGTCCAAGGGGTTCATGCCCATCGGTGTGGATACGGCGCAGTCGCATAAGTTGCCCGCCCAAATTGTGATCGAGACCCACCAGAGTTCCTCCGAGTTGGCGGCCGAGAATGACAAGCAGCTTGATCTGATCAACTCGATTGTGCAGGATGAACTGCTGAAGTCTACGCTCGTGGAACAGCCACCAGTAAATGCGGACGAGGATATACCAAAACTTGTTAAGATGCTGGAGAGCACAGCGGCGGATTTGGGCCCCGCACCACCGTCCTTGCCGGCGCCAAACTTTGCAGCTTCAGAGATGCAGGGAGTACAAAATCCAGCTAGTGTCGTTCCCATTGACATTATGGATACGGCTGACGAGGATGAGATTACTGCAGATTTCCTCCAGCACGTAGTCGGCCTCATCGAGGAGGACAAACAGTTTGAGGCCGAGGTGGTGAAGCAGGTGCTGGCCAGTACAGAGCCAGGAACCCTGGATGACATTGTTTCGTTGCCAACGCCTGTAATCTTATCGCAACCACCTACTGTTCAG ACACAAGCGAACCCGCCTATTCAAGCAGTTCTTGCTGAGCCCATTCAAGCCTCGTTGCCCATGGCCTGCAGCACACCATCGAGGAGCGTGCCAACCCCTTTGCCTACCTCAGCAAAGGTTGTGCGTGGCAACGGTCGCGTTATTTACCTGCCTCCTATAGAAGCGCCCACAACGCGTGCCAAGCGTCGGGCACAGGTTCCTCCGGGCTCGGGAGTAGCCACGAATAGTTCTGGGGATCTAAGCAATCTCTCCTTTGTTGAAACCTCTCTGGATACAAGCGCTAATCAGCTGGCAAACACTAGTAGCCTGAGCACTGACAGTCAATCGGGAATCGGACCAAAACGACCCAATCCCAGAGAGCCATCGATGGCCAGGCGCTCCACGGTGCCAAGACGATCGAAGAAGCTTAACACGAGTCAGAGCAATGATCCCGAGGCCTCAGAATCTCAGGAGGATGACGACGACCCCAACAA GCTCTGGTGTATTTGTCGTCAGCCGCACAATAATCGTTTCATGATCTGCTGCGACTTATGCGAGGATTGGTTCCATGGCACATGTGTGGGGGTGACCAAGGCAATGGGCACAGATATGGAGAATAAGGGCATCGACTGGAAGTGCCCCAAATGTGTTAAAAAGCAGGAGGAGAAG AGTCAACCACGAATAACGGACATGTTGGTCACCAAAACATCCGCACAAGCTGAGGAAAAACCAAATGAAACCAAAGTACTGACGTCGTCAGCGGAAACTCTTCAGGTTACGACTCCCTTAACGCCCAGAAGAACACTGCCTGTGGGTGTTACCGTAGCCAGCACTCCCATGCGTATCTCCACAATGAAGCCGGCCAAGAAATTTCCAACCACTACAATTCctcaccagcagcagcagctgaacTTCATTAAATTGGGTCCATCTCCTGGTAACCGTACCTCGGAATCGATCTGTGTGGTGTGCAAGCGGCCGGCGGGCTCCAATTCCGTTTATTGTGGGGAAGAGTGCATACGGAAATATGCACAAAACATCCTTCACTTACACACCACGAACAAGGGCCCGGATAGTCCGGTGCCACATAATGCCAGCGTGCAATCGCCATTGAACAACTCCCTGGAGGcgaagaagaacaagaaaaagGATTTGTTCGAGGATGTGCTGAGGCAGGCGGACTCTGTGTCGAAAGTGGAACGG ATAAATGTGTTTGAGCGCAGAACTGGACGTGTAATTACCGGGCACTTGGCACCAGCAGCACACCAGTTACGGAAATGGCTTCAAGAGAATCCCACCTTCGAGGTGTTGCCCTCGGGAACACTTCAGTCAATGGACACAGAG AGGCGAGCACCTTTGAAACGAGCACCCGAACTATCCACCTCCGCTGAATCTGTCGCACTGGCATTTCCAAAAAAGCCACTTGAATCTGCCACCAAGCTAACCCAGCCACTGGCAGTTCAGGTCAACCCACTGGGAATTTCTTCCGTGCGTCCCTTGCCCAAGAAAGACAGGGAGAAGGAAAAGCCCTCGCCTCCAGCGCAGGTGGCCACTCCTAGTCGAAGCACAGGCAAACCCGAGCCGGTTCGAATCGGCATTCGGCGATCCCTGAGGGAGCAACTGCTGGCGCGCATCAAGGAGGCCCAGGCTGCGGAGCAGACTACAAGCCAGACGGCCACCCAGTGGCTGACAGCGCTTGAAGTGGATCAGTTTGTCAAGAGCGTGGAATTGGAAATGTTCAACTCGTTTGGACGAGACGTGGGCGCCAAGTACAAGGCCAAATACCGGTCGCTTATGTTCAACATCAAGGATCGCAAGAACCGCACCCTGTTCGAGAAGATATGTGCCAAGCAGGTGGAGCCCAAGCAGCTGGTACGGATGACGCCTGAGCAGTTGGCCAGCCAAGAACTTGCCAAATGGCGAGAGGAGGAGAATCGCCACCAGCTGGACATGATCAAGAAATCGGAGCTGGACATGCTGTCGTGTGCCCAAAACTATGTTGTGAAAACCCACAAGGGAGAGGAGGTGATCGCCACCAAGGTGGATGTGGCGCTACCCGAAGAGGACCTCAACGAATCGTCTACGGTTGATGCAAAGCAGACTTCGCTAAGTGAGCCGGATACCTCTAGGGAGAAATCGGGGTCATCCAAGGAGAAGCGCTACAAGAGCCACAAGCATCATCACCGCAAACGGAGTCGCAGTCGTTCCAATAGTCGGGATCGAAACGTAGATAAGCGCCATCGCAGACACCACAACGAAGGAGAGTCGGGTGGAGGAGAACGCGAGCATCGATCCCGCGAGAAACAGACCCGGGAAAGAGACGAGTTCGTGCCCTCGCCCTTGCCAAAGAAGCGGGAGGAGAACGATCAATCGCCGGTGCCCAAGAAGATGCTGGAGAAGAAGGCAGAACCGAATGCCTACAACCTGATCGATCAAATTTTGGAATCTGAGAAAACAGTTGAGCAGGCGGCGAATCTGGGAAAACCGAAACCTTCACCGAAGCCGCTTCCAACGCTGCCCAGTTCTACAAAGGCCCCAGAGCCAACGGACAACTACTCCCGCTACGTGCAAGGCCTGACCATGACTTCGCTGTGGTCCGGCACGCTTAAAATGATCGACCTGGCCGACTTCGAGATGGTAATGTACCCCGTGCAGGGTAACTGCCACCAACTGGGTAGCCTAATGCCCAGCCAGATGGACGTCATCGGCCGCATCACCCGCGTAAATGTCTGGGAGTACATCAAGAAGCTGAAAAAGAGTCCCACCAAAGAAGTGGTCATTGTGAATATATTCCCTGCATCGCCCAGCGAGACGCGCAAGTTCGATCTCTTCTTCGAGTACCTCGACTCGCGCCAGCGGCTTGGCGTCTTAGGAGTGGACTCGGATCAGATTCGGGATTTCTACATATTTCCGCTGGGCTCCCGCGATGAGTTGCCGCCAGCGCTGCAAACCTCGGAGACGGTTCCCTTCTACGAAGATGTCCAAAGGCCAAATACTTTGCTGGGAATCATTGTGCGGTGTCTTAGCAAGCGACCTGCAGAAGCTCCGCCAACGACAACGTCAGTGCCTTCTCCGGTTCCCGCGGCAAGCAGCAAGGTGGCAAAG AAATCTCGCAGCACGAACTTCTTCACATCCCAAAGCAGCCCCAAACGCAAGACGAGCACCCACTCGACCAGCTCCAAGGATGATGAGTTCGATATCGATGCCATTATCAAGGCGCCAATTGCAAAGCTGCAGAAGA CTGTACCTAAAGCGGTGGCTCCGCCACCAGTGGTGAACGATGCCGATGAACCCTACTCGCCTGGTGGCTCCGACGATGAACTGGTGACAACTGCTCCCAGCGATCTTGAGTGGCGCGTGAATGaaattaacaaacaaatagcCGCTCAACAAATGGAGATAGCCGGCCTGCTTAAAGTGGAGCCCTCG GGATCTGCGTCCTCATCGAATGTACTAGCCGGCATATCATTTCCACCAAATCTCTCGAAGATCCTGGCCAGCATCAAGGACAAGGCCGATGTGCCCTCCAATTCTGGTGAGGGGGATGAGGAGTACAGTCCCGAGGACGCAATCACCAGCAGTTCATTTG CAGCGAAGCCGAAGAGCAAAGGTCGTTTGGCGCATCTAAGTGAAGCTGAGCTTCTTAGCATGGTGCCGGACAATATGGCAGGCGTGATACCCAGCTCGTCAAAGACCCGCCAGCTTCCTCCACCGCCGCttccgccaccaccgccgccaccggGTGTTTAG
- the LOC108027271 gene encoding uncharacterized protein LOC108027271, whose product MMNTFENTFIRGPSPSYSDDANSENALSVTLPIGSGVPELDFCRDDSKTDTGDYFDEKYNSDSCSRLHPGHQGRNTFAFWTIVVLLLVLTVGNLVLTLTIVGVLRLGKGVQGMEVIPEVDVVKFYGSTDFERVQTNSIGQIHGFSDIPVTISSDAGEGEGGVNVRVFRNGNGATNERDRIVLNREGILVQATNLFEVKDPINKQPIFTTHRPQYNIPGGVEALQAKVVSASGIASPIHESLVLESDGRMAIRGSEGVYFDGASVDFQAEHHVLINSTQGATILEAGTGIFLDMERIPIVSSELGLRTGSVQYKICVCMPHGTLFRIAIPRVHNGPKITCAHFSGKDDPCEVN is encoded by the coding sequence ATGATGAACACTTTTGAAAACACCTTTATCCGAGGGCCCTCGCCGTCCTATTCCGACGATGCCAACTCGGAGAACGCTTTGTCCGTTACTCTTCCCATCGGATCAGGGGTTCCCGAGTTGGATTTCTGTCGCGACGACTCAAAGACGGACACGGGAGACTACTTCGACGAGAAGTACAACAGCGACAGCTGCTCCCGCCTGCATCCCGGCCACCAGGGGCGCAACACCTTCGCCTTCTGGACCATCGTGGTTCTCCTCTTGGTTCTGACCGTGGGCAATTTGGTCCTGACTCTCACTATTGTGGGTGTGCTGCGCCTGGGAAAAGGCGTCCAGGGCATGGAGGTGATCCCCGAGGTGGATGTGGTCAAGTTTTACGGCTCCACGGACTTCGAGCGGGTGCAGACCAACTCCATCGGCCAGATCCACGGCTTCTCAGACATCCCGGTGACCATCAGCAGTGATGCCGGCGAGGGAGAAGGCGGCGTCAATGTGCGGGTGTTTCGAAATGGCAATGGAGCCACGAACGAACGCGATAGGATTGTCCTGAACAGGGAGGGCATCCTCGTCCAGGCCACGAATCTGTTTGAGGTCAAGGACCCAATCAATAAGCAACCCATTttcaccacccaccgcccgcAGTACAACATTCCGGGCGGAGTGGAGGCGTTGCAGGCCAAGGTGGTGAGTGCCAGCGGCATCGCCAGTCCCATTCATGAGTCCCTCGTTCTCGAGAGCGACGGACGCATGGCCATCAGGGGCTCCGAGGGCGTTTACTTCGACGGAGCCAGCGTTGATTTCCAGGCCGAACACCACGTCTTGATTAACTCAACACAGGGCGCCACCATCCTGGAGGCCGGCACGGGCATCTTCCTGGACATGGAGCGCATACCCATCGTCAGTTCCGAGCTGGGACTTCGCACGGGCAGTGTCCAGTACAAGATTTGCGTGTGCATGCCGCACGGAACACTCTTCCGGATCGCCATTCCCAGGGTGCACAACGGGCCCAAGATTACGTGCGCCCACTTCAGCGGCAAGGACGATCCCTGCGAGGTCAACTAA